ATTTATGGACTACAAAACTCAGAACTTTTTCGTCTCTCGTTTATGCCTCGAGGTGGCGTACGCATGGCCGAAGTTGCGCTTAAAGAACATGGTTATACACCTGATCCAGTGATGCATGAAATCTATACGAAACATGTGACAACTGTTAATGATGGTATTTTCCGTGCTTATACGTCTAATATCCGTAAAGCACGCCATGCGCATACTGTAACAGGCTTACCAGATGCTTACTCACGTGGCCGTATCATCGGTGTTTACACTCGTCTTGCACTTTATGGGGCAGATTTCTTGATGAAAGAAAAATCTGCTGATTGGAATGCTATTGAAGAAATCAACGAGGAAACAATTCGTCTTCGTGAAGAAATCAACATGCAATACCAAGCAATTGATCAAGTTGCTAAACTTGGTGACTTGTATGGTTTAGATGTTCGTAAACCAGCTAAAAATGTTAAAGAAGCCATCCAATGGACAAATATTGCCTTCATGGCTGCTTGTCGTGTGATTAATGGTGCAGCGACTTCACTTGGTCGTGTACCAATCGTACTTGACATCTTTGCTGAGCGTGACTTAGCACGTGGTACATTTACAGAGTCAGAAATTCAAGAGTTTGTAGATGATTTCGTATTGAAATTACGTACAGTTAAATTTGCAAGAACAAAAGAATATGATGCGCTCTATTCTGGAGATCCAACCTTTATCACAACATCAATGGCCGGTGTTGGTAACGATGGTGAACACCGTGTTACAAAAATGGACTACCGTTTCTTGAATACGTTGGATAATATCGGTAATTCGCCAGAGCCAAACTTAACAGTTCTTTGGGCTAAAGAATTACCGTACGCATTCAAACGTTACTGTATGAGCATGAGTCATAAACATTCATCTATTCAATATGAAGGTGTAAAAACAATGGCAGAAGATGGCTATGGCGAAATGTCATGTATCTCTTGTTGCGTATCTCCACTTGATCCTGAAAATGAAGATGGCCGTCATAACATCCAATACTTTGGTGCACGTGTTAACGTCTTAAAAGCACTGTTGACTGGTATTAATGGTGGATTTGATGATGTGCATCGTGATTATAAAGTGTTTGATAATGCTGCGATTACAACAGATGTCTTGAACTATGATGAAGTTGTTGCTAACTTTGAAAAATCATTGGATTGGTTGACAGATACTTATGTAGATGCCTTAAATATCATCCACTATATGACTGATAAATATAACTATGAAGCTGTTCAAATGGCCTTCTTACCATCTAGACAACGTGCTAATATGGGATTTGGTATCTGTGGCTTTGCAAATACAGTAGATACTTTGTCAGCTATCAAATATGCAACAGTTAAACCAATTCGTGATGAAAATGGCTACATCTATGATTATGAAACAATTGGTGACTTCCCACGTTATGGTGAAGATGATGATCGTGCAGATGACATCGCTAAATGGCTTATGGAACAATACCACACACGTTTAGCAAGTCATCACCTTTATAAAGATGCAGAAGCAACTGTTTCGCTTTTGACAATTACGTCTAACGTAGCTTACTCTAAACAAACTGGTAATTCACCAGTTCACCGTGGTGTATTCCTTAATGAAGATGGCACAGCCAACCTCAGTGAAGTAGAATACTTCTCTCCAGGTGCTAATCCTTCAAACAAAGCTAGAGGTGGTTGGTTACAAACACTAAGAACGTTGGAAAAACTTGAGTTTAAATACGGTAATGATGGTATTTCACTTACAACACAAGTTTCACCAAAAGCACTCGGTAAAACACGTGATGAACAAGTTGAAAACTTAGTTGATGTCCTTGATGGCTACTTTGAAGATGGTGGACAACACGTAAACTTGAATGTGATGGACTTGGCCGATGTCAAGGATAAAATTCTTAATGGTGAGGATGTTATCGTCCGTATTTCAGGATATTGTGTTAACACGAAATATCTTACAAAAGAACAAAAACATGAATTGACACACCGTGTCTTCCATGAAATCTTATCGATGGATGTCTAATTGTTAGAGTCTCAAAGATTTAGAGAAAAAGCTCACCGGTTGGTGGGCTTTTTTGGGTCCTTAAAAAGCACTCCCCTACAAATGAAGTTTCCTTAAAAAAAACGTATGATAAAACGATGGCATATATAAGGGAGTGAATCCCCCCTGTAGTTAACGTTGATTTATGACGAAAATAAAAAACCTACACCAGTAAGTTTTTATTTTTTTAAGATAGGGTACGAGATTTCTAGTAACCTAGGCTCATCAATAATTGAGATGTTATTTTTGTCAATTATGGATTGGTCAATGCGTTTTTTCAGGAAAAATGTTTGAATACTTTCGCGTTCATCTGGCCGAATGGCACGATGTTTGTTTGTAATAATCAGTTCGTAGTGTGTAGAAGCTCTTGTAAAAATGGTGGTTGTATTACCGGCTGAATAGACTTCAACTGTTAACGCATCAGTGTTTCGTAACTGTTCGTTTACAAGGTTTGGAAAATTGTTAGTCACATTAATTATCTTCATAGGTTTCCTCCATTTATCTTTAATCTTATTATAGCACTATTTTTTTGTAAAATAAAAAATTTAGAAATAGAAAATGATATAATTATAATATGAAAAAAATAATCGGTATAACAGGTGGCATTGCAAGCGGTAAGTCAACTGTAACCTCTTTTTTGACATCCAGAGGCTATGAGGTGATTGATGCAGATGCTGTTGTGAGAGAGTTACAGCAAATTGGTGGGGCGTTATACGTGGCAATACGTGACACATTTGGTCCTACTTATTTTTTATCGGATGGTGAGTTGGATCGTATCACCTTTGGTCAAGTAATTTTTTCCAATCCAAAAATGCGAGCGCAACTGTCAATGCTGCAAGATAAGTTGATTCGAGATGCGCTTTTCGAGAAATGTCAAGCAAGTCAGTCTGATCTTGTATTCATGGATATTCCTTTATTATTTGAAAAAAACTATACAGGGTTTGATGAAATTTGGCTGGTGTATGTACCTAAACAGATTCAATTAGCGCGGTTGATGAAACGCAATAACTTATCACAAGCGGATGCCCTGTTAAGGATAGATAGCCAAATGCCGATAGACGAAAAGTGTACTTTAGCGACACGTATCATCGATAATTGTGATACAATAGATACGTTAGAAAGTCAGTTAACAACGATAATAAGCGAGATTTAACGGGTGCTATCAACGATAGTGTTCGTTTTTTAAACGGCTAGAATGTGATGTAGATGGTAACAATCCCTCTTTTTACATCATCAAGTTGTATAGCAGTCTGTTTGATCGGTCATCGATAACTTACCAATCAAAGTGTGGACGAAAATGGGATAATGTTAGAAAGACGTGATTATCATAGAAATAAACTGGCGACGTAATCTATCTATTGCATGGTTCGGTACATTCTTTACATCTGCAAGTATCTCTTTAGTGATGCCTTTTATGGCACTCTATGTCCAGAAATTAGGTGTGAAAGGGAATGCAGTCGAATTATTTACGGGTCTATCTATTGGAATTAGTGCCTTGGCTAGCGGACTAGTTGCCCCTATTTGGGGGCGTCTTGCAGACCAATATGGCCGACGTGTGATGATGATTCGTGCGTCTATCGTTATGACCTTTACGATGAGTGCCTTGGCCTTTATACCAAACGTCTGGTGGCTCTTGGTCATGCGCTTACTGAATGGCATATTTGCGGGTTATATTCCCAATTCGACTGCCTTAATTGCCAGTCAAATTCCCCGAGATAAGAGTGGGTATGCCTTGGGTATTTTATCAACAGGTATGATCGGTGGGTCTTTAATCGGTCCATCTATCGGCGGTTTTTTTGCACAGATCGTCGGGATGGAAAATGTCTTCTTGATCACAGGTAGTATTTTACTACTAGTCACCATACTCACGATATTTTTCGTAAAAGAAGACTTTACGCCGATTGAAAAAGCTGATTTGCTGACGACCAAGCAAGTATTTGAGCGTGTGCCAAATCAACAAATTCTCTATGGACTATTCATCACCAGTTTTATTCTACAACTAACCGTCCAATCAGTTTCGCCTATATTAACACTCTACATTAGGGAGTTAAATGGTCACTCCAGTAATCTGTTCATGATTTCTGGGTTTATCGTTTCAGCAGTCGGTTTATCTGAAATGTTATCATCAGGTACACTGGGGAAGATAGGTGACAAAATCGGCAGTCATCGCTTAATTATTATCGGGCTGATTTATAGCCTTATCGTCTATGTCCCGATGGCTTTTGTTAAGACACCGCTTCAACTTGGGATCTTACGATTTTTATTAGGCTTTGGTTCAGGTGCCTTAGTGCCATCTGTTAATTCATTATTATCCAGAATTACACCACCTGAGGGCATTTCACGCATTTTTAGTTTCAATCAAATGTTTATGAACTTCGGACAGGTGGTTGGTCCGCTTTTAGGAAGTGCGATCGCAGGCTATATTAGTTATCAAGCAGTATTTATAGCGACAAGTTGTTTTGTCCTTTTTAACTTGATTTGGTCATTGTTCAATTTTAGAAAATTTTTAGGGGTGAGATCGATTGCGAATTAAAATCAATCTAAAATGTACAGGTTGTGGGCAACAAAATTATATTTCGTCAAAAAATAAGGCCACACATCCGGAAAAGGTAAAAGTGTTAAAGTACTGTCCAAAAGAGCGTAAGGTGATCATACATATTGAGTCTTAGGACGTTGAACGTACGATAAACCGAACATTTAGATATAGTTGTTAGAAAATTTCAACTACTTTCTTTTTTTTTATTTTTAGAAAATGGTATAATTAATGTTAATCATCAATTGACAGATGACCTAAGCTCAGACAATCGTTTCAGATGGTGGGTAAAAAATAGTATAGAAACTATAGCAATTTTATAGCGTTTTTATGAGGTCAGCACAATAGACAAATAAATGTACTAAAAAGAAAAGTAAGGTCATGCATCATACGAGATGATAGAATGACTTTTATCTTTAGATAGCAAAGGAATTGGTGTCACGTCGGTGACCTAAAAAGAATACATGAAAGAACTCAATAAAAGACATTTTTTAAACTACTCGATTTTAATCCCCTATCTGATTTTATCTGTACTGGGTCTCATTATCGTCTTCTCAACAACCGTACCACATCAAATTGAATTAGGCTTACCACCCTATCAGCTATTTAGAAACCAGACTATCTTCTTTGTCTTCTCCTTAGTGATGATCGCTATGATCTATAAAATGAAGGTGGATAAACTTAGGTCACGAGGCTGGTTTGGCATCTTAATTCCAATCATGCTTGCCCTGTTATTTATTGCAAGATTTTTGGCACCACCTGTTAATGGTGCGCATGGTTGGATTCCTATTCCGGGTATTGGGACTATTCAGCCAGCTGAGTATTTGAAACTTGTGTCTGTCTGGTTCTTAGCAGCAACTTTTGCAGCCAAGCAAGATAAAATTAAGGTTCAAGATATCGATGCCTTGTTTAATCGCAAACAATTTTTTGTTAACTTCATCAGTGGTTGGCGACTTTGGATGGTCTTAATGGTAGGTGCAGTTGTTGTGATGCCAGATATGGGGAATGCCCTTCTGATATTGATCAGTGCAGCGATTGTTTTGGCGACAAGCGGTATCTCTTATCGGTGGACAACAGGATTTTTGAAAATATTTGGTATTTTTTCATTGATTGCTTTAGTGATTTTGAAGATTACCGGTGGGAATATTATTCCTAGTATTTTCGGATCAATTACCTACGTGAATAAACGCTTTATTGCCTTTGCAAACCCTTTTCAGGATAGTAGTGATTCAGGACACCAAATGATTAATGGTTATTACGCCATGTCAAATGGTGGATGGTTTGGTCGAGGGTTAGGTAATTCCATTCAGAAAAAAGGCTACCTCCCCGAAGCCCACACCGACTTCGTATTTGCGATTGTGATGGAAGAACTAGGCTTGATTGGTGGAATGATTATTTTAGGACTACTTTTCTTTCTCATCATGCGCATTTTTATGGTGGGTATCCGTGCCAAAGATCCGTTTAATAGCATGATGTCGATCGGTGTAGGCGGGATATTTTTTGCCCAAGTACTGGTTAATATTGGCGGTATTGCGGGGCTGATTCCTTCTACAGGTGTCACTTTCCCATTTCTAAGTCAAGGTGGGAACTCAATATTAATCTTGTCAGTTGGTATTGGTTTTGTTCTAAATATTTCTGCTGATGAAAAACGGCGAGAGTTAGCAGAAATCACATCGAAATATGATTTGTCTGAGTTATCAGATATCTCGCT
The DNA window shown above is from Lactococcus paracarnosus and carries:
- the pflB gene encoding formate C-acetyltransferase; translated protein: MKTEVTENVFEEAWAGFKGLDWKEKASISRFVKDNHEKYDGDESFLEGPTARSLKIKEIVESTKDRYEASEFPMDSDRAASIAGIPAGYIDQENELIYGLQNSELFRLSFMPRGGVRMAEVALKEHGYTPDPVMHEIYTKHVTTVNDGIFRAYTSNIRKARHAHTVTGLPDAYSRGRIIGVYTRLALYGADFLMKEKSADWNAIEEINEETIRLREEINMQYQAIDQVAKLGDLYGLDVRKPAKNVKEAIQWTNIAFMAACRVINGAATSLGRVPIVLDIFAERDLARGTFTESEIQEFVDDFVLKLRTVKFARTKEYDALYSGDPTFITTSMAGVGNDGEHRVTKMDYRFLNTLDNIGNSPEPNLTVLWAKELPYAFKRYCMSMSHKHSSIQYEGVKTMAEDGYGEMSCISCCVSPLDPENEDGRHNIQYFGARVNVLKALLTGINGGFDDVHRDYKVFDNAAITTDVLNYDEVVANFEKSLDWLTDTYVDALNIIHYMTDKYNYEAVQMAFLPSRQRANMGFGICGFANTVDTLSAIKYATVKPIRDENGYIYDYETIGDFPRYGEDDDRADDIAKWLMEQYHTRLASHHLYKDAEATVSLLTITSNVAYSKQTGNSPVHRGVFLNEDGTANLSEVEYFSPGANPSNKARGGWLQTLRTLEKLEFKYGNDGISLTTQVSPKALGKTRDEQVENLVDVLDGYFEDGGQHVNLNVMDLADVKDKILNGEDVIVRISGYCVNTKYLTKEQKHELTHRVFHEILSMDV
- the rpmG gene encoding 50S ribosomal protein L33; this encodes MRIKINLKCTGCGQQNYISSKNKATHPEKVKVLKYCPKERKVIIHIES
- a CDS encoding FtsW/RodA/SpoVE family cell cycle protein yields the protein MKELNKRHFLNYSILIPYLILSVLGLIIVFSTTVPHQIELGLPPYQLFRNQTIFFVFSLVMIAMIYKMKVDKLRSRGWFGILIPIMLALLFIARFLAPPVNGAHGWIPIPGIGTIQPAEYLKLVSVWFLAATFAAKQDKIKVQDIDALFNRKQFFVNFISGWRLWMVLMVGAVVVMPDMGNALLILISAAIVLATSGISYRWTTGFLKIFGIFSLIALVILKITGGNIIPSIFGSITYVNKRFIAFANPFQDSSDSGHQMINGYYAMSNGGWFGRGLGNSIQKKGYLPEAHTDFVFAIVMEELGLIGGMIILGLLFFLIMRIFMVGIRAKDPFNSMMSIGVGGIFFAQVLVNIGGIAGLIPSTGVTFPFLSQGGNSILILSVGIGFVLNISADEKRRELAEITSKYDLSELSDISLSKS
- a CDS encoding multidrug efflux MFS transporter; protein product: MEINWRRNLSIAWFGTFFTSASISLVMPFMALYVQKLGVKGNAVELFTGLSIGISALASGLVAPIWGRLADQYGRRVMMIRASIVMTFTMSALAFIPNVWWLLVMRLLNGIFAGYIPNSTALIASQIPRDKSGYALGILSTGMIGGSLIGPSIGGFFAQIVGMENVFLITGSILLLVTILTIFFVKEDFTPIEKADLLTTKQVFERVPNQQILYGLFITSFILQLTVQSVSPILTLYIRELNGHSSNLFMISGFIVSAVGLSEMLSSGTLGKIGDKIGSHRLIIIGLIYSLIVYVPMAFVKTPLQLGILRFLLGFGSGALVPSVNSLLSRITPPEGISRIFSFNQMFMNFGQVVGPLLGSAIAGYISYQAVFIATSCFVLFNLIWSLFNFRKFLGVRSIAN
- the coaE gene encoding dephospho-CoA kinase (Dephospho-CoA kinase (CoaE) performs the final step in coenzyme A biosynthesis.) — protein: MKKIIGITGGIASGKSTVTSFLTSRGYEVIDADAVVRELQQIGGALYVAIRDTFGPTYFLSDGELDRITFGQVIFSNPKMRAQLSMLQDKLIRDALFEKCQASQSDLVFMDIPLLFEKNYTGFDEIWLVYVPKQIQLARLMKRNNLSQADALLRIDSQMPIDEKCTLATRIIDNCDTIDTLESQLTTIISEI
- a CDS encoding DUF1827 family protein yields the protein MKIINVTNNFPNLVNEQLRNTDALTVEVYSAGNTTTIFTRASTHYELIITNKHRAIRPDERESIQTFFLKKRIDQSIIDKNNISIIDEPRLLEISYPILKK